Proteins encoded within one genomic window of Brassica oleracea var. oleracea cultivar TO1000 unplaced genomic scaffold, BOL UnpScaffold00792, whole genome shotgun sequence:
- the LOC106320074 gene encoding uncharacterized protein LOC106320074, with translation MNRFISRSTDKCLPFYDTLKGNKKFEWSEECEKAFQQLKRYMATPPVLAKPVEGEPLFLYIAVSATAVSGVLIREERGEQKPIFYISKALLDAETRYPLMEKLAFAVVTLARKLRPYFQSHTIVILTTFPLRTDMHSPSQSGRLAKWAIELSEYDVEYRPRTCAKSRVLVDFLVEFPTGDMTNTEPDSTWVLHVDGSSSKQGSGIGICLTSPTGEILEQSFRLEFHASNNEAEYEALIAGLRLAHGLKICNIHAYCDSQLVANQYSGEYEARDERMDAYLKLVQDLAQDFNHFALTRIPRSENIQANALAALASSSDPGLKRVIPVEFIEHPSIGLPVIANLIWGQIEDAEEIEDPPEGKMDQPEYGCDSPWLEPIRAYIADGTLPAEKWAAPKI, from the coding sequence ATGAACCGTTTCATCTCACGTTCGACGGACAAGTGCCTGCCTTTCTACGACACGTTGAAAGGGAACAAAaagttcgaatggtcggaagagTGCGAAAaggctttccaacagctgaagcgttACATGGCCACTCCTCCTGTTCTTGCGAAACCAGTAGAGGGAGAACCTCTATTCTTATACATTGCGGTCTCCGCAACAGCAGTAAGTGGTGTTTTGATCAGAGAAGAACGCGGTGAACAAAAACCAATCTTTTACATAAGTAAAGCCTTGCTGGACGCTGAGACGCGGTACCCCTTGATGGAAAAACTAGCATTCGCTGTTGTAACATTGGCGAGAAAGCTCAGGCCATATTTCCAATCTCATACCATAGTGATTCTCACCACCTTTCCCCTGCGCACGGATATGCACAGTCCGAGTCAGTCAGGACGGCTCGCGAAATGGGCAATCGAACTGAGCGAGTACGATGTCGAGTACCGCCCAAGAACCTGTGCAAAATCTCGGGTGCTGGTGGATTTCTTAGTAGAATTTCCCACGGGGGATATGACAAACACGGAACCAGATTCAACTTGGGTTCTTCACGTTGATGGATCATCGTCCAAACAAGGATCCGGAATTGGGATTTGCCTCACGTCGCCCACCGGGGAAATCTTGGAGCAGTCTTTTCGGTTAGAATTCCATGCATCAAACAACGAGGCTGAATATGAAGCACTCATTGCAGGATTACGACTAGCTCATGGGCTGAAGATTTgcaacatccacgcttactgcgattcTCAGTTAGTCGCAAATCAATACAGCGGAGAATATGAGGCAAGGGACGAAAGAATGGACGCATATCTAAAACTCGTCCAGGATCTGGCCCAAGACTTCAACCACTTCGCCCTCACAAGAATTCCTCGCTCGGAAAACATCCAGGCAAATGCCTTAGCCGCGCTCGCGTCAAGCTCGGATCCAGGACTAAAACGGGTAATCCCCGTGGAATTCAttgaacatccgagcatcggactGCCGGTGATCGCCAATCTGATTTGGGGACAAATCGAAGATGCGGAGGAAATCGAAGATCCACCAGAAGGAAAGATGGATCAGCCGGAATACGGTTGCGATAGCCCATGGCTAGAGCCGATCCGAGCCTACATAGCCGACGGAACGCTGCCCGCCGAGAAATGGGCGGCACCCAAAATTTAA